The following are encoded together in the Macadamia integrifolia cultivar HAES 741 chromosome 10, SCU_Mint_v3, whole genome shotgun sequence genome:
- the LOC122091859 gene encoding chitin-inducible gibberellin-responsive protein 1-like translates to MDSHQHFRYGSTGAEISYDFSHITSSPISEWAVGPLKFKSDSSPNTPLPTHFDSDTFTSLSNSQEQYSSTENLSGVGPSCNSSLESNSSIHWVSHSPVSLQDNPEPCSGGSSLSGNASCGQSMKHVLMELETALMGPDGDEDEATTSNAAAEGNKQPQISSQRSRSSSQEPHQESNVIQAQQCFVSKNRKSSNVVHAEKCHRATEVPPQEIRWSDLKQLLIECARALSENRIDDFNKLVQEASTAVSVSGEPIQRLGAYMVEGLIARKVASGTKIYHALRCREPESQELLSYMQILYEICPYLKFGYMAANGAIAEAFRNEDWVHIIDFQIAQGTQWMTLIQALAARPGGPPHVRITGIDDPVSQYARGGGLEAVGRRLAAISEKFNIPVEFHAVPVFAPDLKWDMLEVRPGEALAVNFTLQLHHTPDESVDVNNPRDELLRMLRSLSPKVFTLVEQESNTNTTPFLARFTEALDFYSAMFESIDVALPRDSKERINVEQHCLARDIVNVIACEGKERVERHELLGKWKSRLTMAGFRPFPLSSYVNSVIRGLLKCYSEHYMLEEKDGAMLLGWKDRHLISASAWH, encoded by the coding sequence ATGGATTCGCACCAACATTTCAGATATGGTAGTACGGGTGCGGAAATTTCATACGATTTTTCTCACATCACTTCCTCTCCAATCTCTGAGTGGGCTGTTGGACCTCTGAAATTTAAATCAGACAGCTCACCTAATACGCCTCTTCCCACTCACTTTGACTCTGATACCTTTACTTCACTGAGCAACAGCCAGGAGCAGTATAGCTCCACAGAGAATCTCTCAGGAGTCGGTCCTTCTTGTAATTCTTCACTTGAATCCAACAGTTCTATTCACTGGGTTAGCCACTCACCTGTCAGTCTTCAAGACAATCCTGAACCCTGTTCCGGTGGGAGTTCGCTGTCAGGGAATGCAAGTTGTGGTCAGAGCATGAAACACGTACTTATGGAACTAGAGACTGCTCTGATGGGTCCTGATGGTGATGAAGATGAAGCAACAACATCAAATGCTGCTGCTGAGGGAAATAAGCAGCCACAGATCTCGAGCCAAAGGTCAAGGTCCTCGAGCCAGGAACCCCATCAGGAGTCGAATGTCATTCAAGCTCAGCAGTGTTTTGTTTCCAAGAACCGAAAATCAAGTAATGTGGTTCATGCGGAGAAGTGTCATAGAGCGACTGAGGTGCCCCCTCAGGAGATCAGATGGAGTGATCTGAAACAATTGCTGATTGAGTGTGCAAGGGCCCTTTCTGAAAACAGGATAGATGATTTCAATAAATTGGTTCAAGAGGCTAGTACTGCTGTTTCTGTCAGTGGAGAACCAATCCAGCGTCTAGGTGCTTATATGGTGGAAGGGCTGATTGCAAGGAAGGTGGCCTCAGGGACTAAAATCTACCATGCTCTAAGGTGTAGAGAACCAGAAAGCCAGGAGTTGCTCTCTTACATGCAGATCCTGTATGAAATCTGCCCATACCTCAAGTTTGGTTACATGGCTGCCAATGGAGCAATTGCTGAAGCATTCAGAAACGAGGACTGGGTACACATAATAGATTTTCAGATCGCACAGGGGACCCAGTGGATGACCCTGATACAAGCACTGGCAGCAAGGCCAGGTGGTCCCCCACATGTTCGGATCACTGGAATTGATGATCCGGTCTCTCAGTATGCCCGTGGTGGTGGTTTGGAGGCTGTTGGTAGGAGGCTAGCTGCAATATCTGAGAAGTTTAATATCCCTGTTGAGTTCCATGCTGTGCCAGTGTTTGCACCAGATCTCAAATGGGATATGCTGGAGGTGAGGCCTGGTGAGGCTTTGGCTGTGAACTTTACTCTGCAACTCCACCACACCCCAGATGAGAGTGTTGATGTGAACAATCCAAGAGATGAACTTCTGAGGATGTTGAGGTCACTTTCACCCAAAGTTTTCACGCTTGTTGAGCAGGAGTCAAACACGAACACAACGCCCTTCCTCGCAAGGTTCACGGAGGCCCTGGATTTTTACTCAGCAATGTTCGAGTCAATTGATGTTGCTCTCCCAAGGGACAGCAAAGAGCGAATCAATGTGGAGCAGCACTGCTTGGCCAGGGACATAGTGAATGTTATTGCCTGCGAGGGAAAGGAGAGAGTGGAGCGGCATGAGCTGCTGGGGAAGTGGAAATCTAGATTGACAATGGCTGGTTTTCGTCCATTTCCGCTGAGCTCTTATGTCAACTCTGTGATTCGGGGTCTATTGAAGTGCTACTCGGAGCATTATATGCTGGAGGAGAAGGATGGGGCCATGCTATTGGGTTGGAAGGATAGGCACTTGATTTCAGCTTCAGCTTGGCATTAG